The following proteins come from a genomic window of Gimesia chilikensis:
- a CDS encoding proton-conducting transporter membrane subunit, which yields MLPELHLPWMEISVLITLLGSIWLKFTPDRDRAYKRCIRICTLTCLVTICGWIDFVSLKTFAASEPFSLFYRLFHKNLFVVDDLSAPLLPLAALLYLLTVLSTLKTKGHSFSFSNTLISEAILLSTLSSKEPWIIILLLSVATIPPLLEFRSNKRSSRVYVLHMGLFVLLLVAGGLLSSFKDQSGTLSLIAGALLTTAALLRNGIIPLHCWMTDLFDKITFGTALLFVTPMTGAYAILRLVFPIAPDWALQGIAIVSLITAVYAAGMALVQQEARRFFCYLFLSHSSLVLVGLEMATPLGLTGGLCVWISVGISLAGFALTLRSVEARTGRISLKTYHGLYEHTPTLAGLFLVTGLASIGFPGTLGFIGTELLIEGVIEVYPLVGTAVVIATALNSIAILQVYFRVFTGTHHSASISLRARIPEHVAILILVALVIGGGLYPQPGVISRNHAAIQLIQQRDEAFQENKVSVDYSLSEHKHHLTTSP from the coding sequence ATGTTGCCCGAACTCCATCTCCCCTGGATGGAAATCTCCGTCCTGATCACTCTGCTGGGATCAATCTGGCTCAAATTCACTCCAGATCGGGATCGTGCTTACAAGCGCTGCATCCGCATCTGCACATTGACCTGTCTGGTCACGATCTGCGGATGGATCGACTTTGTAAGTCTCAAAACGTTTGCTGCCTCTGAACCGTTCTCCCTGTTTTATCGACTGTTCCATAAAAACCTCTTTGTGGTCGATGACTTGAGTGCCCCTTTGCTGCCGCTGGCAGCGCTGCTTTACCTCCTGACGGTGCTTTCCACGCTGAAAACCAAGGGACATAGTTTTTCTTTCAGTAACACCTTAATCTCCGAAGCGATCCTGCTGTCGACGCTCAGCAGTAAAGAACCGTGGATCATCATTCTCTTACTTTCCGTGGCAACAATCCCTCCCTTACTGGAATTCCGGTCCAATAAACGCTCAAGCCGTGTCTATGTTCTACACATGGGGCTGTTTGTCCTGCTTCTGGTCGCTGGAGGCTTACTTTCCAGCTTCAAGGATCAAAGCGGTACACTCTCACTGATCGCTGGCGCGCTGCTGACCACCGCTGCCTTATTGCGTAACGGAATCATTCCACTTCACTGCTGGATGACAGATCTATTCGACAAAATCACATTCGGAACCGCCTTACTGTTCGTCACTCCCATGACGGGCGCTTACGCCATTTTACGGCTGGTCTTCCCCATTGCCCCTGACTGGGCATTGCAGGGCATCGCGATTGTTTCCCTGATTACAGCAGTCTATGCAGCCGGCATGGCGCTGGTGCAACAGGAAGCCCGCCGTTTTTTCTGCTATCTGTTCTTGAGCCATTCTTCCCTGGTGCTGGTTGGTTTAGAAATGGCGACTCCTCTGGGACTGACAGGCGGATTATGTGTCTGGATTTCTGTTGGAATTTCGCTGGCCGGATTTGCATTAACCCTGCGTTCTGTCGAAGCCAGAACCGGTAGGATTTCCCTGAAAACCTATCATGGACTTTACGAACATACTCCCACCCTGGCAGGGTTATTTCTGGTTACGGGCCTCGCTTCAATCGGCTTTCCCGGAACGCTGGGCTTTATCGGGACTGAACTTCTAATTGAAGGAGTGATTGAGGTCTACCCACTGGTCGGTACTGCGGTTGTGATTGCGACCGCTTTAAACAGCATTGCGATTCTACAGGTCTACTTTCGGGTCTTTACGGGAACGCATCATTCGGCGTCTATATCGCTCCGGGCACGGATCCCAGAACATGTCGCCATTCTGATCCTGGTCGCACTTGTCATCGGCGGCGGCCTGTACCCACAACCGGGTGTCATCTCCCGAAATCATGCAGCCATTCAATTAATTCAACAGCGTGATGAGGCCTTTCAAGAAAACAAAGTTTCCGTTGATTACAGTCTCAGCGAACATAAACATCATCTAACGACGTCTCCCTGA
- a CDS encoding ABC transporter permease produces MNGILRLTLRYLAYNKLKTVTLILCVTLAVLLPVLLQFAVSWFEQDLHSRAKATPLVAGVKGSRFDLALQSMYFSRADLEPTDMQAVETIQESGYAMPIPLAVRFTAQDAPVVGTSLDYFEFRKLELAQGTSLKRLGDCVLGASVAERLQLKPGDSLMSDPLNVFDLSGNYPLKMRVVGVLKRAHSPDDEAVFVDLKTEWIISGIGHGHQTINAETSKDLVLGQNDQQTVANAAVPQFNEVTDENLASFHFHGNTGTFPVSSIIVVPNDAKSEVLLLGMYDSKDADVQMIRPVEIVDELLQVVFRVKQLFDVNTFLVSFSVGLLLVLVFTLSLRLRRRERQTMFQLGCSRSMIWKLQLTEVLLILVSSLVLVLCITAVVRVYAEQLLRIWIID; encoded by the coding sequence ATGAATGGGATTCTGCGTCTCACATTACGCTACCTGGCGTATAACAAACTCAAAACAGTCACACTGATTCTATGTGTGACGCTGGCGGTCCTGCTGCCGGTCCTGCTGCAATTTGCTGTCAGCTGGTTCGAGCAGGATCTGCACTCCCGCGCCAAAGCCACACCCCTGGTGGCGGGTGTGAAAGGCAGTCGATTCGACCTGGCACTGCAGAGTATGTATTTCAGTCGGGCTGATCTGGAACCGACCGATATGCAGGCTGTGGAAACCATTCAGGAATCGGGTTACGCCATGCCGATTCCGCTGGCAGTCCGGTTTACTGCGCAAGACGCACCAGTCGTGGGGACTTCGCTCGACTATTTTGAATTTCGAAAGCTGGAGTTAGCTCAAGGAACCAGCCTGAAACGACTCGGGGATTGTGTGCTGGGGGCCAGTGTCGCCGAGCGTTTGCAGTTGAAACCCGGCGACAGCCTGATGTCCGATCCGTTGAATGTCTTCGATCTGTCGGGGAATTACCCGTTGAAAATGCGAGTAGTGGGAGTGCTCAAGCGAGCCCATTCGCCGGATGATGAAGCTGTGTTTGTGGATTTGAAAACGGAATGGATCATTTCCGGAATCGGTCATGGGCATCAGACCATTAATGCAGAGACCAGCAAAGATCTGGTGCTCGGACAAAATGACCAGCAGACTGTTGCTAATGCGGCGGTACCTCAATTCAATGAAGTGACCGATGAAAATCTGGCATCGTTTCACTTCCATGGGAATACCGGTACGTTCCCGGTGTCTTCGATCATCGTGGTACCCAATGATGCCAAATCAGAGGTCCTGCTGCTGGGCATGTATGACTCTAAGGATGCCGATGTGCAGATGATTCGGCCTGTCGAAATTGTAGATGAACTGTTACAGGTTGTGTTTCGAGTCAAGCAGCTGTTTGACGTGAATACTTTCCTGGTTTCGTTCTCTGTGGGACTGCTGCTGGTGCTGGTGTTTACATTGTCGTTGCGTCTCCGTCGCCGCGAACGGCAGACGATGTTTCAACTGGGCTGCAGTCGTTCGATGATCTGGAAGCTGCAACTGACCGAAGTGCTCTTGATTCTGGTCAGCAGTCTGGTTCTGGTGTTATGTATTACAGCTGTCGTGCGAGTGTATGCCGAACAGCTGCTGCGAATATGGATTATAGATTGA
- a CDS encoding metal ABC transporter substrate-binding protein, giving the protein MMRNSALWLVLTALFLLSACESKESSPTGESTADAPPVVVVVNYPLEFIVVSLAGSEVKVLNPVPSGADPETWIPDDEVTETIQRADLIITNGADFADWVKKLSLPRSKVLRTSLSLKDALVTVPDFEVHSHGTGGAHSHAGTVAFFWLDPNLMYRQAEAIAQRLVNLNPADEQQIESRLLKFKEALAPLNQQLDQMKADYSGRHWFSRRPVYQYLARRCGWEMFHLHWKPGAAPTESEWEQMQTLQKEHQISGVLWERSPGKKLREKLDEQGLNSFVLNPLTTKPAKGDYLTVMQEQLSQLAQFLKSNQPVSADEKNPK; this is encoded by the coding sequence ATGATGCGAAATTCTGCCCTGTGGTTAGTGCTGACCGCGCTGTTTTTGTTGTCTGCCTGTGAGTCAAAAGAGAGCTCGCCAACCGGGGAGTCAACAGCTGACGCACCTCCTGTCGTGGTGGTCGTCAATTACCCACTGGAATTCATTGTGGTCTCACTGGCTGGTTCGGAAGTCAAAGTTCTGAATCCAGTTCCATCCGGGGCAGACCCCGAAACGTGGATTCCCGACGATGAAGTCACAGAAACGATCCAACGGGCAGACCTGATTATCACGAATGGGGCTGATTTTGCTGACTGGGTGAAAAAGCTCTCTCTCCCGCGATCGAAGGTTCTGAGGACATCGTTGTCACTCAAAGATGCGCTGGTGACAGTCCCTGATTTTGAAGTTCACAGTCATGGCACTGGGGGAGCACATTCCCATGCGGGTACTGTCGCGTTTTTCTGGCTCGATCCCAATCTGATGTACCGACAGGCGGAAGCCATCGCGCAACGCCTGGTCAATTTGAACCCTGCTGATGAGCAGCAGATTGAGTCCCGACTACTCAAGTTCAAGGAAGCGCTCGCGCCACTCAATCAGCAGCTCGATCAGATGAAAGCTGATTATTCAGGACGGCACTGGTTTTCCCGGCGTCCCGTCTATCAATACCTGGCCCGGAGGTGCGGCTGGGAAATGTTTCACCTGCACTGGAAACCGGGGGCAGCGCCCACTGAAAGTGAGTGGGAACAGATGCAAACGCTGCAGAAAGAACATCAGATTTCAGGTGTCCTCTGGGAACGGTCTCCGGGTAAAAAACTGCGTGAGAAATTGGATGAGCAGGGCCTGAATTCATTCGTCCTCAACCCGCTGACCACAAAACCGGCAAAGGGAGATTATCTCACCGTGATGCAGGAGCAGCTGTCACAACTGGCACAGTTTCTGAAATCAAATCAGCCAGTCTCCGCCGACGAAAAAAATCCCAAGTAA
- a CDS encoding proton-conducting transporter membrane subunit — protein sequence MNSEIAFQFLGVCIVAGPALLLALFGTTSLINKPLGERLIAQATQTVVVMGLFASIAVLVLMLTLGKRYVPVEMGNWVVLPEQHFHFHLKFIFDRLSIPFCILSFILCGTVGAFASRYLHRESGYNRFFICYALFLLGMIVSSLAGTIETLFFGWELVGLSSALLVAFFHERLNPVRNGLRIWSIYRIADAAFLVAAIMLHHLTGAGDFAELMGTGSWPDGQATISEQHALIIGLLLLFAAAGKSALVPFSGWLPRAMEGPTPSSAVFYGSLSVHLGAYLLLRVSPILELSPLLSLAVILLGLVSAIYGTLVARVQTDIKSALAFASLTQVSIIVVEIGCGLRYIALIHIIGHACLRTLQLLRAPSLFHDYHSLENAIGAHLTQKPSLWVRIMPERYRVSLYRFELERGYLDMLCNRFIITPFVGLFRYCDSLESRWTNLISGEDQRESESVSPVSDSLEDN from the coding sequence ATGAATTCTGAAATTGCATTCCAGTTCCTCGGCGTATGTATTGTAGCAGGACCTGCCCTGCTCCTGGCATTATTCGGTACAACATCGCTGATCAACAAACCACTTGGAGAGCGACTGATTGCCCAGGCGACCCAGACGGTCGTCGTCATGGGACTGTTTGCCTCGATCGCTGTCCTGGTTCTGATGCTTACCCTGGGCAAACGATATGTTCCCGTCGAAATGGGTAACTGGGTCGTGCTCCCCGAGCAACATTTTCACTTCCATCTGAAGTTTATTTTCGATCGATTATCAATTCCCTTTTGTATTCTATCGTTTATCCTTTGTGGCACCGTTGGCGCATTCGCCAGTCGCTATCTGCATCGGGAATCCGGCTATAATCGTTTTTTCATCTGTTATGCCTTGTTTCTGCTGGGAATGATAGTTTCTTCGCTGGCAGGAACGATTGAGACACTCTTTTTCGGCTGGGAATTAGTCGGACTCTCTTCAGCACTGCTGGTGGCATTTTTTCACGAACGCCTCAACCCCGTTCGAAACGGGCTGCGGATCTGGTCGATCTACAGAATTGCTGATGCCGCATTTTTGGTGGCGGCAATCATGCTACACCATTTAACTGGCGCAGGTGACTTCGCCGAACTGATGGGAACAGGTTCATGGCCCGATGGTCAGGCTACGATTTCAGAGCAACACGCGTTGATTATCGGACTCCTGCTGTTATTCGCGGCAGCGGGAAAATCAGCTCTTGTACCATTTTCCGGATGGTTACCGCGCGCCATGGAAGGCCCCACGCCCTCGAGTGCTGTTTTTTACGGATCACTTTCCGTCCATCTGGGCGCCTATCTGCTGTTGCGTGTCAGTCCGATTCTCGAGCTATCCCCGCTACTCAGCCTGGCAGTCATTCTGCTGGGACTGGTCTCCGCGATCTATGGTACTCTCGTTGCCCGCGTGCAAACTGATATCAAAAGTGCACTCGCCTTTGCCTCACTGACTCAGGTGAGCATCATCGTCGTCGAAATCGGATGTGGCTTACGTTACATCGCGCTGATTCACATCATCGGGCACGCCTGTCTGAGAACATTACAGTTGCTGCGAGCGCCGTCATTATTTCATGATTACCATTCACTCGAAAATGCGATTGGGGCTCATCTGACACAAAAACCATCACTGTGGGTTCGAATTATGCCCGAACGGTATCGTGTATCACTGTATCGATTTGAACTGGAACGAGGCTATCTGGATATGCTTTGTAACCGATTCATCATCACCCCCTTTGTTGGCCTGTTTCGTTATTGTGACAGTTTAGAATCGCGCTGGACTAATCTGATTTCCGGAGAAGATCAAAGAGAATCTGAATCCGTCTCCCCTGTCTCTGATTCTCTGGAGGATAATTAA
- a CDS encoding TatD family hydrolase → MQIIQPHYHAIARTAQDYERMAMSGVVAVAEPAFWAGFDRLYPETFVDYFRQISEFEPTRAAEYGIKHYCWVAVNPKEAENPTLSHEVLKHMPEFYEKPNVLGVGEIGFHKTTKNEEEIFEAQVEQAIKYDQLILIHTPHLQDKVRGTKRTLEVLAHMNVNPERVWIDHVEEHTIREPLEAGYWVGFTLYPITKCSPKRACDMLEMYGHERILVNSSADWGPSDPFTLQQCVVQYRARGYSVQDAIEIFHNNPARFLGQNPKFDIKPIQLETIEEEITDMV, encoded by the coding sequence ATGCAAATCATCCAACCTCATTATCATGCGATCGCCCGAACAGCCCAGGACTATGAACGGATGGCAATGTCCGGTGTCGTAGCCGTTGCTGAGCCTGCTTTCTGGGCCGGCTTTGACCGTCTGTATCCGGAAACCTTTGTGGATTACTTCCGCCAGATCAGTGAATTCGAACCAACCCGTGCCGCTGAATATGGCATTAAGCATTACTGCTGGGTTGCCGTGAATCCCAAGGAAGCTGAAAACCCGACATTGAGCCACGAAGTGCTCAAGCACATGCCGGAATTCTACGAAAAGCCGAACGTGCTGGGCGTGGGAGAAATCGGGTTCCATAAGACGACCAAGAATGAAGAAGAGATCTTCGAAGCTCAGGTCGAGCAGGCGATCAAATATGATCAGCTGATTCTGATTCATACGCCTCACCTGCAGGACAAAGTCCGCGGAACCAAGCGGACCCTGGAAGTCCTGGCACACATGAACGTCAATCCGGAACGGGTCTGGATCGACCATGTCGAAGAACACACGATCCGCGAACCGCTGGAAGCGGGCTACTGGGTCGGCTTCACTCTCTATCCTATTACCAAGTGCTCGCCCAAACGGGCCTGTGACATGCTCGAAATGTATGGTCACGAACGAATCCTGGTGAACTCCTCAGCTGACTGGGGACCCAGTGATCCCTTTACCCTGCAGCAGTGTGTCGTGCAGTACCGGGCACGTGGCTACTCGGTTCAGGATGCGATTGAAATCTTCCACAACAATCCGGCGCGCTTCCTGGGACAGAATCCCAAGTTCGATATCAAGCCGATTCAACTGGAAACGATCGAGGAAGAAATTACAGATATGGTCTAA
- the mog gene encoding molybdopterin adenylyltransferase codes for MTAKIGIVTVSDRASRGEYEDRGGPAIHEYLKEVLTSDWTPEARVIPDELSTITETLIELCDQDQCCLVVTTGGTGPARRDITPEATLAVAEKEMPGFGELMRKVSLEKVPTAILSRQTAVIRGGTLIINLPGQPKAIQECLDAVFPAVPYCIDLLEGPFLETDEERLVAFRPKKK; via the coding sequence ATGACAGCCAAAATAGGAATTGTGACCGTATCCGACCGCGCCAGTCGAGGCGAATATGAAGACCGGGGAGGCCCGGCAATCCACGAGTACCTGAAAGAAGTACTGACCAGCGACTGGACACCTGAGGCACGTGTCATTCCCGATGAACTCTCCACGATCACAGAAACTCTGATTGAGCTTTGTGATCAAGATCAGTGCTGCCTGGTAGTGACAACCGGCGGAACCGGTCCTGCCAGACGGGACATCACGCCGGAAGCGACACTCGCAGTCGCGGAAAAAGAGATGCCCGGCTTTGGAGAACTGATGCGTAAGGTCTCACTGGAAAAAGTCCCAACCGCCATTCTCTCCCGGCAGACCGCCGTGATCCGAGGCGGGACGCTGATCATCAATCTGCCTGGTCAGCCCAAGGCGATTCAGGAATGCCTGGACGCTGTCTTTCCGGCTGTCCCGTATTGTATCGACCTGCTGGAAGGTCCCTTTCTGGAGACCGATGAGGAACGTCTGGTCGCTTTTCGCCCAAAGAAGAAATAG
- a CDS encoding ABC transporter ATP-binding protein: protein MIQIRQLKFGYPESSFRLNIPELEIQDAEKVAVIGPSGCGKTTLLNLISGILIPDQGELTAGDVDLRTLNDSQRRAYRISQIGFVFQEFELIDYLNVRENILLPFYINQTLKLDESVQARARDLAASMQIEQYLNSRIDQISQGERQRVAICRALLTQPQILLADEPTGNLDPANKRLIRDLLLEHATRTNAILIMVTHDDRLLDEFDRTIDIERFHEMVKTA, encoded by the coding sequence ATGATTCAGATCAGACAGCTCAAGTTTGGCTATCCGGAATCGAGTTTCCGGTTAAATATTCCTGAGCTGGAGATTCAGGATGCGGAAAAAGTCGCCGTCATTGGTCCCAGTGGCTGCGGCAAAACGACCCTGTTGAATCTGATCTCCGGGATCCTGATTCCGGATCAGGGTGAGTTGACTGCAGGTGATGTTGATTTGCGGACTCTAAATGACAGCCAGAGACGAGCCTATCGCATTTCTCAAATCGGCTTTGTCTTTCAGGAATTTGAGCTGATTGATTATCTCAATGTCCGGGAAAATATCCTGCTGCCTTTTTATATCAATCAGACTCTCAAGCTGGATGAAAGTGTGCAGGCACGGGCACGTGATTTGGCTGCCTCGATGCAGATCGAGCAGTATCTTAATTCACGCATTGATCAGATTTCCCAGGGAGAACGTCAGCGGGTTGCGATCTGCCGGGCACTGTTGACTCAACCTCAGATCCTGCTGGCTGATGAGCCAACCGGGAATCTGGATCCGGCCAACAAACGCCTGATCCGGGATCTGCTGCTGGAGCATGCCACCCGTACCAACGCCATACTGATTATGGTGACTCATGATGATCGCCTGCTGGATGAGTTCGACCGGACGATCGACATCGAGCGTTTTCATGAAATGGTGAAAACGGCATGA